tatattttttttttaattttagtccctttaagattctaatttttttatttataatcttcataaatttacattaaaaaaactaaaattaaaaaaagtaaatttacaAGAAACTAAAAATGAGCAAGATATTTTAGAATgacccaaattaaaaaaatacaatataaagactaaaatttgaaaaattaaattatatgaattaaaaattaaaaaaaaacactaacttACATGAATTAAAGACCTATTTAAACCTATTATTATTAACACAAGCAAATATCAATCATTACttttaacaataattatttcatgccaagaaaaaaattattaacacaaaAGAAATTGATTTTGACAAATATCATGTCTAGAATCAAATATGACGCCCATGTGACGAAACTGGAAGGTATATAAAGTATGGTGTATCATACTATTCCAATATCCAGATACATCTTTGGATTAGTATTCGCCAAATCATTTTGTTTATACACACACACTGAAGTGCTAGTTGAAAGTTGGCCTAATAAAACTTGcacctctttcttttctgcctACTTTGCTTCAAAACCAAAGAAAGTGTAGACAAGATGAGTAGCAACATGCCTGCAAAATTGTTGCTCACAACTTTGTACATCCTCTTGGTGTTTCTTCCTATCCACATGTCACCACATGATGTTAACATAGACACACACAGTTTCAAAAGTAGTAGTAGTACTAGTGGCCACAGGAGCAAAATTGGTGGTGGTGGCTCAGCCAAAGgttgcaacaacaacaacagcaacagcaacCAATTGGACACAAACACAACACCATGTCAAAAATCAACAACCATTCAAGCAGTTCCTGCAGCTTCTTCACCTCCCCTTGTATTTGCAGACCAAAGACTTGAAGTAGTGTATCCAACAGTCCAAAAATTCAAGTCCACCATCACCTCAGATCCACTAGGAGTGACCAAAACTTGGGTAGGATCAGATATATGCAGCTACAAAGGCTTCTACTGTGACACCCCACCTGACAATAGTTctgccactgctttggcctctATTGACTTAAATGGTTTCCAACTATCTGCTTCCACCCTTGATGGCTTCATTGATAATCTTCCAGATATTGCTCTTTTCCATGCAAATTCCAACAATTTTGGTGGCACAATCTCACCCCAAATAGCCAAACTCTCTTACCTCTACGAGCTTGATGTCAGCAACAACCAATTATCAGGTCCATTTCCCACTGCTGTTCTAGGCATGAGCACTTTAACATTCTTGGACTTAAGGTTCAATTTCTTCTCTGGGGCAGTTCCACCACAAATTTTCACACAAAACCTCCAAGTTCTTTTCATAAACAACAACATTTTAACTCAAGGGTTGCCTGATAACTTAGCCTCCACTCATATTCTCTTACTCACCTTAGCAAACAACAAGTTCATGGGTCCAATTCCAAGAAGTCTTCCTAAGGCTTTGTCCACTCTAAGTGAAGTGCTTTTACTAAACAACCAGTTAACTGGTTGTTTGCCTTATGAGATTGGTTTTCTTGAAGAGGCAACAGTGTTTGATGCTGGCAACAATCAGTTAACTGGTCCTTTGCCTTTATCTTTGAGTTGTCTTGAGAAGGTGGAAGTGCTCAATTTTGGTGGTAATCTATTGTACGGCATGGTGCCTGAAGTGGTGTGTGTAGGATTAGTGAATTTGGTCAACTTTTCACTATCAGATAACTATTTCACACATGTGGGACCATTTTGTAGGATGCTGATTCAGAGAGGGGTTCTTGATGTGAGGAACAATTGTATTCCTGATCTTCCTTTCCAGAGATCAGTGATGGAGTGTGCTGAGTTCTTTGCAACACCAAGGATGTGTCCCTTCATGTGGTTTCATGGTCTCATCCCTTGTAAGCTTCCTTTTCAACATTCCATTCACAATTAGATATGCCTAAGGCATTTGGGGTTGcaattctttgtttttcttttctttcttttttaacttcCTGTGTAATGTATAATTGGAACTGATGAGCTTTGTGATGGTCCATCCATGTTCTGATAAATTCTATATTTCAAGTCAATGTGTGCAGCTGATAAATTATTTCATCATAGccattgtattataattttcttttttccaattGGGTGGCTCGGAGAACTCAGAGAATGGCAGATTAAAACTTAAATGTTGTATCATGAGTCATTTTGGTCACACCAGGTAAAAGTAAATTTAGTGATTTATTTCAGTAAATGTAACTCAATATAATTCCTAATTTTAATGTgtattaatcaatttaatatctaatatcttgatcaatttgatttttattttactacataatatataatatagtatAACATGATTGACAAATAGTCTTGTCACTTGAGtataatttgatcttttttagGCATGTGTCCATGGAAGAATGTTTGTtaggaaaaattaatttttttaaataaatctaagTATCTCAATGCAATAATCTCTAAATTTTTGGTTAAGGGGATATGTTGAGTTATAAAAAATGGTTACTGTTTTCTAAATTaggaattaaattgattgattttatACCTTTATGATGAAATAAGATAGGGGTGACAAGtttaaaaactatatttattAACTGTTGATAAAGTCAAGAACTGAAttgatattttactttattaatttGGTATTGGGGATTAATTAGTATGACTAATAAAATGTTCTCCGtgtacaaaaaaacataaaataaactgTTCTCCGGTATTATTACTACTATCTAGTAGCAGGCTTCATGTGTTGGCAAACTGACTGTGATCAGATTCCAATTGCACTAGTTATACCTATAATCGAAACCAAactatcaaattcaaacaatatTACTATTCAACAATTTTGCAAACATTAACACCACAAGGTTGTCAAGAAAAGGTGCTCCAACAACCGTAAAGGCGAAGAATCTAAATTGCCAAGAGAAAAAAAGGGGCTTTTCCAAAGTATATATGGTCCTAAAATTTGTGCTAATTCAGGGATAAGCAATTGCTCGCGGTGCCAAAGCCATGCCACACTTGTTTTTCTTAGCCATACCTCTCAcaccatctttttcttttttcttctttccataTGATGATCGTGTAGCTAATGGCCCCGTCCCTCATGCTTCAAAAGTAACTCACATGGGGAGTGAAGTAAAGGCAAAATTTGTGAAATTACAATATTTCATATGTATCATTCCTAAATAAATGTAAATTTATTGATACACAGCATAACGTTCGCAATCTTATGTAGCAGTGTAGCACTGATTGATCAGACATTAATTCAGACAGTTTTCTGTTCATTTGACAAATTAACTCAACTGCTCCCATAATTTGGAATTGATGGGTAATTAATAAATGCAGTTCAGCTAGCCATGCATGGCCATGCTGCGTTCCAGCTCAAAAAGAGACCAACAatgcataattttattaattaacagtGTGATATTCATCTAAACACGGCCTTGTCACTAGGCACTGTTTTTGGTTTTGTAAGGTCTTAAATGTCAACGGATACATGCAAATAAACCAAGTGGGAAGCCTTTTTTCCCTTGgaaaatgaattatatatagGAAATGTGTACGACTTGACATTGCCATGAATAAACTTGATTCATTTGTTATACTCTTTGAGAGAGACATTTTTTATTCTGAAAGTTTATGAGTTTACAGAATTAAGATAAGCTCAAGGTTCAATgagtattaataaaaatatttgtagttTATTTACTAACAAGGTTTTTACATTGATAATGAGAATTGGATTTACGTCTATTTGAAATATGAATTTGTTTCTTATTAACTGGATTAATCTTTGTTAGctgaaagataattttttaaatgataataatgttgttgggaaaaaaagtttaaactttaaaggatTATCTCTAACCAATTGATAAACGTAGGTATTATAAAATGGGAATTTTTGTAGTAACCTGGAGAAGTCGGCTTAGTGGGTTCATCTCAAGGGAATGGCGCAGTCTATGGTTGGTAGTATGTGTTTGTGGGGTGCAAGTGATTTTGCTGCAGCACAGTGCCAGTGGTAGAGTTAGGTGAGCagcaaggtttttttttttaaaataaacagaaaaatattaaaagaaccGACCCAAAAGGATAATAACTTGACACTTTTTTATGCTTATTTTTATTGGTTGGGAAAAGTTTAGGATTTGCTTTTTCTATTTGGCGTTCAACTTATGTCATTAATTGAGTTGAGTTTGGATAGAAGTGGAGCTATTATAGTTATAGTTGTCCTCcatcacttttctctcaaatgcttcttttctattcaattttttaataaattaatttgcttTTAACGTTTAGTTGTTACTTAAAAGAAGCTTGGACTGATTTTGGGTCATGCAATTCCtatgtattattaatttttatccacaaatattaataattaataattcatatcCGTGGAGAGATTCAAATCCAACACCTACATATCACTCCAACCCTTCCTCCCCAACCAATAGACAACCTTATAACTCAATTTCTATGGATTAATGGATGGGCTCAACTATTCTCAtccttttttagtatttttttcatctcatattttttttcttcttcaaaagaATTATAATTCTATTGTACAATATACACAATAGAACACATGTTTTTGTCCTATTAGGA
This region of Glycine soja cultivar W05 chromosome 17, ASM419377v2, whole genome shotgun sequence genomic DNA includes:
- the LOC114392772 gene encoding uncharacterized protein At4g06744-like — protein: MSSNMPAKLLLTTLYILLVFLPIHMSPHDVNIDTHSFKSSSSTSGHRSKIGGGGSAKGCNNNNSNSNQLDTNTTPCQKSTTIQAVPAASSPPLVFADQRLEVVYPTVQKFKSTITSDPLGVTKTWVGSDICSYKGFYCDTPPDNSSATALASIDLNGFQLSASTLDGFIDNLPDIALFHANSNNFGGTISPQIAKLSYLYELDVSNNQLSGPFPTAVLGMSTLTFLDLRFNFFSGAVPPQIFTQNLQVLFINNNILTQGLPDNLASTHILLLTLANNKFMGPIPRSLPKALSTLSEVLLLNNQLTGCLPYEIGFLEEATVFDAGNNQLTGPLPLSLSCLEKVEVLNFGGNLLYGMVPEVVCVGLVNLVNFSLSDNYFTHVGPFCRMLIQRGVLDVRNNCIPDLPFQRSVMECAEFFATPRMCPFMWFHGLIPCKLPFQHSIHN